The window GAAATATTACGGTCGTAAGACTTGTCATCACCAAGTGAactacaaacacataaacataaatattcCTGTTCAATATAAGTGCTGAATCAACAGAGTTGAGGTTCCGTATGTTTGTTTCCAGTCACTGTATCTGATGTTGTCATGAACCTTGCTGCTCTACAGTATCACAATGAGCCATACAAACACAGGAGCTCAGAATAACCTTGCTTCCTTCGGGACTCGCTCACTGCTGTACTAGCTGACCCTGAACTGAATAAAAAGTACTCTTTGACAAAATTCACTCTTACCATGACATCATTGGGAAAAGTTTACTGATTCATTCATTATCAACTCCAGCTGGATTGTTCCATTGTTGTCATAGTGTGGTCACTTTCTTTCActtgcttcctctttctccATGGCAATGCCACATTGACTTTTAAGTCAAACAAATGTTCATACATGGAGTCTCTGTAAAATATTAGTTACCTCACTACCTTCATCTTAACTGATACTCAAACAGCAATATGATAACTGTCTCCTGTTTTCTACAGAGATGAAAAGGAGATTTTTATGctttgagaaaaatgaaaattggGCGAAGGTGGCTGCAACTTCTTTCgtttctgctgtttttcaaATTACATAAGAGGGTGAGGAGATaagatgatgataaaaaaaaaacaacaaaaactgaagaaGCTGATGGTGGTGTAATCACATGGCTTTTGTCTGTGTTGAATGGTCCTCCTGCAGGTATCTTTGGCTGGGTATGCTGTGTTTTGGAGCCACATCAAGCTTCCTAATTGTCTGAATGACAGTTAGGAATAGGAAACACAGTCTGCATTGAAAGAGGTCAGGACAGATAATGTCACTGGGCCTGGAAACATGATCAATtcagtagcacttactgcaggAGACTCCACTAATGCTGAGTGGTCTGCTGCAAAGGTCCTCCAAACCCTGAGAGTTGGTCTACCTAAACATTGTTATCACTCTGAATACCTGGCTTTgattttctctcttcctctctcttactgtctatctttctttccAATTGTCTCATTATTGTATAAACCTGTTCTGTTCTGGCACAGGTGAGTATAGATGGCCATCCAGGAAGCAAATCCGTGACTGTAATCTTCTGTCCTGGTCTGAGTGGAGTGATgcaaagatagaaaaaaagttTCAGTCCAATAGGCAACAGTGAGGCAGTGGTGTTGACATTACAAAGCTAAGGAAGGACTTTGGAGTGAGAAATGGTTTTGCCTGCAGAAGTTTCAGAAGCTTTGTTCATGTAGAAACGTCCCTTTTCTGCATGTCTTAGTTCATTATCCTCTCCATGtgccaagtttttttttaacctttaataCTGGTGTAGTTTGGCAGTTGGGAGCGCCTTGAAAAATCAAAATACAACAATTAATAATTTGGTTTTAATGAGAACGTCATCAATTGCAAATCCGAgttctattttttaatttaaagctgaataaaactgatagCACAGGCTCAGGGCCGTAGCCAGGATTTTATAAATTCTGAGGTCATAATTCCCTCCAAAACAACCATATTACCTTTCAACTTTGACCACACACCAAAAAGAAGGACCGTGGAAATTGTTCACtttattaaaggttgaatatgtagaatatttattaaaagctatattttaaaaaaaaataatacagccacggggcgttttgaggggtacagaatgaaagtattgcttttccataaaaaaaaaaaatttagtctgaattaatatttttaaaaatttttgacgggttcgacaatgacgttctgacacgttctgtgtacattgtaccagccatttagcggccggaattgcgggttgccagggttgtctgttgttccggtgcagctactgtaggctggcactgggtgaaatggagttgtaaacaaacacggccgtgttggacttactaaaaccagcgttttttgctctcaagtacaacttttcatcacaaaacttcgaaggtaagacagaatatctgttagtcgctgtaaataagtggttgtttacctttgtatgctgctggttcactgagtttttagcgcaataatagtggtactgttgaacttgccagggtcttagctttcatatgagatgctatttgtttgtgtaccatgaagtatcaaaacggtagcaatggaaatgtggagagtgggttgactttctgacgctattcggattttgatatttgatcattaacctcttaacgcacgctgttccgttcacgggacgggacggatgttaggaggtagccacacgttcttctgaatgtattaaacaccaacccttaaacatatatattcatgccgtacattgttggaaagcttagattgttctgattcattcaagaccactcacaatttatatggttgctcacagccgtaatagtattatcgattagctcggctagccactcagctaagtgagaaaagctataatgcctacataccttcaaagtcttccctttatccacaacgatcatcttatgacacaggactttatgtacagctcgccaagtatccattcttgtgaaatatgaaatccgtttccataaaaccggaatattttcctcaatatgtccatgtatttagtccaacacgtaatgtaataacacaaataacaaaccatatacggtccgtttacgtcatttcttgacctgcgcgtccatctcagagtacacgtgactagatgtttacgaccgtgagcctctcctgcttctgacgacaccacacacaagccaatcggtgtttaggattaggcagttcatgcagagacattgctgctactcccactggcgtgttacaatgtaatgtacctcggtggtttcaagtcagttacagcgagggtatgttcgcttcctgttttcaaaataaaagcaccaactctatcgttatggttttcttaataataaaaggcaacgggtgtttcattttgtgaaaatgaccggaagtgcgttactcgctacggctaacttgagtggctccgaattcgcaggaacaaaactttaagcagatgttatttggacaaattagcgtcacattgttgatctaaagggctactttctcgcctaaaaaggttagacatgtggataaagtggtatatttacagagttagagctaaaataaaatccggcaccggacctggcaacccgactgctggaattactttttggttgttgcgactacgatctcgagacattagatggcgttgttctgctcattctacatattctacctttaattatttatttagttattttcttGTTGGCCTGTGAAGCTTTAATCATCTCCCAAAGGTACCTAAAATCCTCAATTTCTCTAAAAAATACAAAGTGTTCTTAATTGTATTAACTTAGCTTACTTATACACCTTTTTCATTGAGAGTATTTGGACAGAAATTAGCGATTACTGTTCTCTGGAAGTAATGAGGCAATCCAACCAATGTTCTATTGTCATGATATCACAAATTATCACATAGCATTTGGAAAAAGCAGCATTATTGCTGTTGCATGTGTTGTACTGGCTTGTAAAGATAGGATCACAAACAGCAAACACCTCCCAACATTCCTCAGATGTCACATCTTCTCATCTGCCTCGCCTTCTTGCCTGCCAGGTTTCAGGTGGGATCTCTGTAAATCCGATGAGCAAGAATCAAGTGCAATTACCACGTACTGTAGCAATCAACAGACAGTGACAACAGCATCATTTTAATGATCTGACTCAATTATGTCACTAAATCCCTTAAGTCCCTGTCTGTAAACTGTCAAAACATCCATTTAATGCaattttccctctctccttcaaGTCTTTCTTTGCGTTATAACAGCTGGATGTGGTCTCATTTTGGGCCCATCACACATCCTCTGTCACTGTCTAGACACACTAAATAATCACAGGCTGTTTTCATaatgacagtttaaaaaaatggatcATTCCAATTATCATCAGTAAGGATGGACTAATAGTTAACTTATGTCTAATATGTTCAAATGGGTGTTTGTGATCATAATACAATTAGTGATGATAGTCTTCACATTTGGAATTGAGGCAGGGGTAATTTTGCTAACATCTTATTTTACATGTCATTGAATTTTATACTAATTTTAAGGACATTTTACAGAGAGGATACTGCAATTTtgttcaaattattttaaaaaaacataccttataaggcagctggattcgcaagatttacagtttaagaaAAAACTGTTCCCTAAAAGTGTTAAGTTACACTTGGTAAGTGCCCACTCATTATATTTGGATTCATATGTAGTTGCAAAAAGTCTAAATAAATTAGGCCCTTAACAATTATTTAACTGTCAGAAAATATGTAGCTTTTCAGTGTGTAGTTTTGAGTGTCAAACTGAAAGAAATAGCGGTTACACAAGAGCTACTGTTAGGAAATTATTGATAAAAATGTCTTGGAAATGAGAAGGATCCATACAATAAAGTGTAGCAAAAACTGTAGATGCTCTCTCATCTTACAGTAACTTTAAGAAATAAATTTTGAACAAGACTAGAATTTCTTCACAAATTTGCTGAAGACCCTGCTGTAATGACTTCTTGTCTTTCTCCACCCTCTCATCCCTCATGTCATCAACTGAGTTAATCATAATTACTGTTTTactcaaaataaaaagattaaaaaaatgacatagaattattttattctctgataaaaaaaacagtatgatGATCATTAAAAAATGCTCTCAAAGTGAACGGTATCATATCacatctttttacattttaattagtgtttaacTGCTTTGTGACTCTGTATGTTCTCGACCAGATACTTATCATAGCAATAAATCTGGCTCATCTGATGTGTAGCTCAATTTGTGGGATTTTAAATGCTTTAATGAAGCCAAAGGCAACATAGTTAAAGAGACAACACAACTCTGTTACACAATCATGACTTAAGGGTGTCCATACCAGATATTCTTGACTCCTCTTATGGGGAAGATCAGGGTCTGGGCGCCCTATACTGGAATGTGGATCAAAAGGATCCTCAGCCATCCTGGAATGTTGGGAATGAGGTGAATGAAATGAGTATTTGAGCCaggatgaataaaaataattgtagAGCTCTGTATGTATGTCAAAAGAAGAGCTAGTTTTTGCTTTAATCCTACACAGGTTGTAgaagagtaacacacacacagcaccgtTCATCCTTAACACAGCGTCCTTCAGAGGAGATGTCAAAACAATCTGGTGAACGGAGATGAACCCATAAATGTTATGTTGGTAGTAAAACAGAGCTTGCCCTTTTTTGCCTCTGATGCTCAGGTGCTCTTGTCAGATTAAACAAAATTTACAAGAGCAACATCTGGGAAAAATGGGTCAGTCAAAATGTCCACCTGTACCTCACCTTCAGGCTTTACAGAGAGGTGCATAAGGTGCTACAAGCTGTCATAGACTATTGAAGACTGATGAAGGTCTAACACCAAAATACTGCTAAACAATCTCCCCTCATGGCCACTTACATATGTTCTTATGCTTTTGGTTGTATcacaaggtgtgtgtgtctgtgtgtctgtgtgtgtgtgtgtgtgtgtgtgtgtgtgtgtgtgtctatatacgGCTCTGTGAAAGACAAGACACGGTCGCTCCCTGGTGGCAGTGAAGACAAGTTCACCTATTATTGACCTGGTCGCCTTCACTCTCATAGACTGGTGTAAGTTAGTTAATTTATTTGGTAGCCTATGTCTTTATCGGACCGGTGAAGAAGCTGTTGGAGACAAGAGGTGGACACTAACAAAGCGGAATCAAAAGAAATAGACGATAGAAGCGttacaagaaagaaagaaagaaagaaaataataaaactttacTAACAGACGTTACTGCGTCTGTTGTCAAGGCAACAAGTACACGGAAGATGCTTTAATTTCGGGTGACCGAGGCGAACTAGAGAAGCTTATTGGCTGTTGGTGAGCACACCTGCGGGTGATTGGTCGGTAAACGCCTACGAGACTTCTATTCAATGTTGTTGTAACTACAGGCCAACAGTAGCTAAGCTAACCATACAGTCTAACCCTCTATGAGCTAAACATGGCAGGAGAGCAATTATACGCGTTTGAGCAAAGTTTTTCCTTCAGTCCTCTTTCCTCCAAGAAGTTTTCTTTCCTGCAGGACAAGGACATTTTAACTCTGCTAATGAAATGGTGCCGTTGgaaatttttacttttacaagCCCTCTCTTTGTGTAAGTTAGCTTCAGTGAAGCTCTAATGGCCCTCTGatcaaataaatgtgtgtgtgtgtgtgtgtgtgtgtgtgtgtgtgtgtgtgtgtatttcaggtCCATGCTTGGGAGGATTTCAGCTCAGACTTTCAGCTTTGACCAGAGTTTTTACCCTTACAACAGTGAAAGGTTTGCACTGGTGAGACCTGCCATAAACAGTTATTACTTAGTCAGAAATTAACTTACTGTACAAGGACACATAGAAGTTAGTTTCTGATTTAGAATGCTCTGATTCTTCTGctcatgaaaacagaaaaagggtGATTTTATTGATGTTCGACCAGGTCCAGATCAAAAACTACTGTACTTGTACCTGTCATATCTGGTCTACATTAATAAGCGGACGACACAGActgtttaaaatacagtttaagaTATGTGAAACCTTTACTCCATTCAAACAGAAAATAAGAGGGGGGGCATTTCAGTGATGTTTCTCCTTCCAGACCACATTAGATCAGTTCCAGATCAAAAACCACTATACTTAGAGATCAAATCTGGACTAGATTGACAAAGAGACCCCagttacacattaaaacacagtttcagatttgtgaagcCTTTATTCtagtttttaaaacaatttcacAATTTCTGGACATGTAGTTAAATGCTTCCATGACGTCTCCCTCCAGACAGAATTAGGCCAGATTTGAGGAGTGTAAGTATAACAGTTTTTGATCTGGATCTGGTGTGATGTTACTAATATGAAGCGCATCGATCTTATGAAAGTCAATATTTACTGTTTGACTGTTATGTGGTACTTTTTCAACTGTATAATCACATTTAATATCTTTATAACGTCATCCTTCATGCAGTGTTTTTTCAGAGACCCAAATGTGGTTTCCAGTCTGAGAAAGATGGAGACAGGAGCCTGGGTGCCTCTCGGTATGTCATGTCCCCTAGAAAGCCTTTCATCACTGATAGTAGGAAATTGATCTCATCTGCTGGTTAATATTTGCAGTCAGATCTCTGTCTGTGGAATGTTTTTGATTACTACGTGTGTTTTGTAGAAAAGCCGGCGGTGTCTGTTGATGTGGAGGTTGTGCCATGCACTAAGGTCTCCATGGAGCTATTTGACCCAATCTACTCTTGTGGTGTCCTGAGGCCTTCTGGACATGTAGTTAAATGCTTCCATGACGTCTACCCTGACTATGATGAACTCAGACAGGtgaatctttctttcttctttcaccTTTCTGTCTTGTCTGTTTCTCTGACATGGAGTCAGATCAAGtcctcctctgtttctccaGATGCTGCAGGAAGAAGACTCTGAGCACTATCATGTGATTGGGAGAGCTGAGCGAGAGGAGTTTCTGTTACGCCTGTTCAAGCACCTGTGTCTAGGGGGAGAGCTATGTCAGTACGAGGACACCATTGATCCTTATATCAGCACCACAAAGCACATTTACAAAGACCTAATCAGGTAGGCACACTTGACTTTATATTATCCCGCTTTAAGGATCAGGTTCACCTACATCTCCTCCTACACACATATGTCTTTCCTGCATAAATTATGATCTAATAAAGGCATTGCAATTGTATCATTTATTCTGTAGTGTACAGAAGGATCCAGAGACAAAGAAGATCAGTGTTGTATCCACAGTGCTCAAAGTCTATGCCCAGGTGAGTGACGAGTTTAGTCTGAATCAGCTCTTCATATACAAAGAAGGCTGTGTGTTTCTGATGTAAAGCTTTTCTACATTCAAATAagttcacatgcacacaacccTTAAAGTAAATGCTCTAGTGAGATAAAGCTTTGTATTGAACTTCTGATCTGCAATGTTAAAAGCCATTGTAAAATACCTGATAAATGCTGATAAGTGGTCACTATTCATGCACTATTCACAACTTATACTAGTACTGTTcacaaacaatatattttttgttttcaggtCATTGTTATAATGCAATTACTGATTTAACCTGGTGTATTAATGTATTACACACAGACTTTTGAGCATGAAAGTTCATTCATTATCATGGAAACAGTAGATTGACAAAAAGTACTTCACTTTTTTGCTTCTAACAACTTCAACAACATTTTTTGTAGAGTTGTATGCAGACCCAAACACTAGATCACAGTCACAAATTAAGTTGTAACATTGCAATAGTTGAAGTGCTTGCTTGAACTGCACATTTAAAGGCTCTCCTTCAGGGCAATATCATACTGTAATATTTTTCCCCTGTAGGATGAGTCTGGAAGATGTTACCCTGGGAGATGGGATGAGGAGCAGACATTTGCCTATATGATTGTCCACCCCTACAAACGACATGTGACTTTGTTATACCACAGTTATGGTGTTGGAAGCGTCACATTTTGACAGTGAAAACTTGGAGATGCACTTGTTGCTTAAGTCTGTCTCCTGCTGTATACACTAACATACAAGCTCAGACTTGCACCTTGGCATAAAAAAGCAGTTCACACTGCGGCCATCAGCTTTCCTACGTCACTGCTATGAGAAATGTGAATAAAAGCAGTCAAAGGCAGAGCACACCGGAAAGCAGGTGCATTGTACTAAATAGAGTATTTCCAGGTGACCTAACAAAGTAGAAGTAATAACTATTTTGTCCTTTTAAAGCATGCCAATAAAATGTTTGGAATTAGCCTCACATAAATGACTTCATGCTTGCTGTATGAATCACACTGAGCCTATAGTTGGCTTTCTCACTGTTCACCAATAATATGATCAGTTCATTGGCAGCCTGCCTCACCTGAATATTGATATACAATATGTAATATGCAACATGTACAATTCAGCagcatctagtggaacagacttggcTGAAATGggatataatattcataattatgtgttaattagtgtataattgCCTGAAATAAGAATTTGTTATTTGttagcttagaatgagcctttCATATATACATaaggagcaggtcctcttccatgatgcactgccatgtttctacagtagcccaccGTTGGTTCTACAGACTTAGAGGGAagggggtattcagttggttgcaatctccAACCTCACCAGTACATGCCACTTTATCCTACACACTGTACCGTTAAATagttaaaatgattattcagGAAATACAAAACAGGAATACAAACTAGAGGCCAGAGACAACATACAGTCCAAAGAGCTTTAttgaaacaaataaattaataagtTAGTCAAGTGAGCTAATTTTATTCTCAGCAGATACACTTGAGTGAATATCTTTCAAAGATCAAATAGAAGGTGTGCACTAAATTAGAAAACAAGAACTTGTTAATAAGCGCCATATTTCATCAACAAGAGCTACATCAATTGGAATTGGAAGACTTAGGTTTTGCTTATTGCTTTGATCgtttgtgtttcatttgaaCAATTCCAACACCTAAGAGAGCAGTTAAAGGGCAACGAGCTGGAATGTCAAATGGCAGCAAGTCAGTGAATGATGGATGGCGGGATGTCATGAGGAAGAGCAGggtgaaaaagagaaagggaacGTGCAGATTGAGTCATGCATAGCATTCACTTAGACATTCAGTTACTGGTTCTCATACTTGGTTTCCTAGACtagcgccccctagtggcctCAGAGGTAGTTGTGTGGAAGCCATTCTGATGTATGTGACATGCTTATGAAAGGACACATGCCTACAGAATTTCCTGTGACGACACAAATGTCCATGCCTCCAACCCTCCACATCCGACAGGTGTTAATACAGGAAGGGTGTTGATGCAACGAGGTCCGCTTAGAGTTACAATGATAtgctaaaaatacattaatactCTCAGAAAATATCAAAGGTTGCAACAGTCATAAAAGACTTGAATTGATTAGAACAATTTTGATGGTGTTTCTTTGTTCGATCAaggttttacaaaaaaaaaaaagcatggatATCATGTGATATCCTAATAAAATACTGTTCTGTTCAAAGCAGCATCAATAATATTTGAGACAGAGTTGTTATGTAATGCAGTCGCACCAGATCAGTTACAGAACAAGGACATAGAAGGCACGGGTCATTTCCTTTCATGTCTTGGCTCAAGACTTAACAGGAGAGATCCTTacattttgtttagtttttttctctaACACTGGGGCCACCACTAACAACAACATGCAATACAGTGGTCTCACATATATTTTTATGAAGCTCAAACTTCCAGGTAACAATGAAGTGATAGCACTGTTCAGTTTAATAATGCCTCTAGGCATTGCTTATTATTCTTAATATTAGGCAAAAGAATAAAGCTACCTAACATTTCTCTATGAAATGAATGCAGAAACTGTTTGATGCCAACAGCAAGCCAAGtgccattttttaaagttatggCAGCAAGAGCATCAGATCATAAATAGATCTACTGTAAATAGACTGAGCAATGAAGTACATTCACTGAAGTCTTGGCTTGAATGGAAAAGTGAAGCACCTGAGTCAACTGGCTTGACTGgactaaataaatcaaagtCTCATGACGGGACAGGACAAATGTTTTTACTGGCCAAATACAGTATGGTGAATGATTTCATAGTCGAAGCTGGTAGCAATTATctgatgacattaaaaaaatatacatacgaGCTCTGCAAGTTGTGTGTGTCCGAACCTGATCGGCTGTGTTTTTAGTTACAACTGTGTCATCCATGATTCAACTTTACAAAAAtgctacatttaaaatacatatctagatgaattaaatatattaacataAATCCTTCATTCACTTTAGCAaccaaaatcataaaaataaaaaaaacatagaaattTATTGTTGTACATTACGCAAAATCAAGTGCATGAATTACAGTaaagaaatcaaaacaaaaagaattaTACATGAAACAAAAGTGTTATATTTATCAAGTGCCAAagtatttaagtaaaagtaaaggaATTGctcttgcgtgtgtgtgtgtgtgtgtgtgtgtgtgtgtgtgtgtgtgtgtgtgtgtgtgtgtgtgtgtgtgtgtgcactctcCAGTTTTGTCCCCTTGCACACAGCTTTTACTGTACATGAAACATCTCCAAGAAATAATCAGAAGAGGGAAGAACAGCGGAGAGTAGACAGGCTACAACTGGAACTCCTTTGGGTTGCAACTTGTGCCCAACCTTGTGCACTGTGTCCGTTTTGAAGTGAAACGTACCAAAGACATGTGCATTCATGAGGATAATGGTCTGGACTTCATGCATTAGACCTCGACACATTGCAAGTTAAAAATGGCACCAAACTGGCCAAAACAGTTTCTATATCGTCCCCACGGCTGCTGTGCATGTTGCTTCTCTAAGAGTGAGACTTACTGACTGCCTGAACCAGCTGACCTGGTAAACCCAACCTAAAGCTAGATGCGAGTGATGAGGAGTAGTGCAGAAAATGTgacatattgacattttttcgACAGAACTGGTCTGAGGAACATGCATGTCTGAAGGGTGGGCTGCAAGACACAGAGGTTTTAGATGATGTGAAAAACACAGTTAGGGAAATGAAATACTCAAGGAGGTACAGTAGCTTTTGAAATATTGCAAATGAAGAATTTTGAACCCCTGAACGGACATTTTGGCTCTATCAAATTCTAAATAAGTAGGAACATTCCTTACTTGAATGCCAGTCAAAAAGGGAACAATGTCTTGGAATtttggttgggtttttttgcaagTGGGCTTGTCAGAGACAGAACTTCTCAGAGAGGGAATGGAGATCAAAACAAGCaacaatatacagtacacagcAGTCATTCCAACACATTCCTCCAGCTCTAGTGTCATGAGACACATCCAGGCAATTAAAGCAGGATTCACACATGTAAAATGCCCTAGCTTAGGAGGGCAGATGTACCGTAGAAGTTTGGTGCTTTGGCGAGGTGGCTGTCAGCCCAGTCTGCACATCCAGGTCCCAGAGAGCAGATTATTTCTGTGTTGAGGGCTCCTCCAGTGCttgatattttttcttctgGTGAACACATAATTGAAGGTGGGACCCATTACATTCATCACAGTATCAAGAATAGTGATGCCTTCTAAACAGTGACTGGCAAGGTACTGAACAAATGACACTTGCAGCACTGTCTATGTCAACTGAGTCAGCAAACTCTCAGAGGCCGTTGATTCaagcagaaaaaagaaatacggaaaaaaagacaagatttctcaaaagattttaaaaactttaaaagtcTGATTATCTACAGTTGAAGCTTTGAAGTGGGCTTAGATATATGTGTAGCATGAGGTGGTGAGTGGGTGAAGGTGGTTCAGTAGTCAAGTAATAGTCATCTCCATCCTCATTTAGTGGGTTTGAGAGGCGTGTGTGGTAAGCAGCTTTGGCTGAGGCTCCTTGTCAGATGGAGCCATCTGGTGGGTATATTTGTATCAGCTCCAGAGACATTCACTTGAGGAAAAAGAGGTGAGGATGCAGATATGAGATGGGAGAGGGGGGTTGGAGGTGCCAGAAATCATACATTTACAGACATTTAGATTGAGCTGCTCAGAGTGAAGACTCAACCGAAGGAAGACGTAATGTAAAGGGTTGTGTCTGTGCTTGATCAGCCCCCAACTCAGCTGTCATTCTAAATTGCCGCTCTCAGACTGGGAGATGTTGAGCGTGTTTACGGAGGGGAAGAGGTCTCTTTGGTCCGTGGGGCTGTGGTAGTCAGATGTCAGGTCTGGAtccagaagggaggaaagggtgaAGTGGGACGAGCCTTTCTTTAGGCACTGGGAGTAGAAGTTGAGCAGGAGGTCCAGCTTGTTCTCTATGGACTGTACCTAAACCAACATACAcaaatgtcaaacttttttCCACACTGTATTAATTGAGAGCCTTCatgtgtatttcacattttttcctgATGAGATGAAAGAGGTTCCTCTTCCTGAGTTTTCTGTCCCTATTCTAATATGAATGGGTGTCTATTAAAATAGTAGCCACTAAAATTGAACACTTGGAACACTAACAATTATTAACACTTAAAGACATCGCATCACATGAGTATCTTATGAGCAGCAGAGAAGAAAGACTGATGAAAGTAAAAACCCACTGAGTTAGtagaacagagaacagagactTAGCTCTTTATTGTCACTTTCATGTCATTGCTCTAAGTTGATCTCACTTCCTGTATTAATTTGCAGCAGCTTCTTTTAGATCTACTGGAGTACTTTTGCTTTTCAAACAAGTGactgaaaacactgaaagacTAATTCACACCATTATACAAAGTAAGTAAAGCACTCACGTTTACTTAATACATTGCTAAGTAAATGCAATACAAACCATCTGTTACCTGTTTCTCCACCTTGACTACACGTCCCATCATGCTTAGCTCATCCAGTGGGTCTAGTTCTGGCGGCGTCTTCTCTCCCTTTTCAGGACGCGCCTTCTTATCGGGCTGAACAGCCCCTCGCCCAA is drawn from Scomber japonicus isolate fScoJap1 chromosome 15, fScoJap1.pri, whole genome shotgun sequence and contains these coding sequences:
- the cfap300 gene encoding cilia- and flagella-associated protein 300, which gives rise to MAGEQLYAFEQSFSFSPLSSKKFSFLQDKDILTLLMKWSMLGRISAQTFSFDQSFYPYNSERFALCFFRDPNVVSSLRKMETGAWVPLEKPAVSVDVEVVPCTKVSMELFDPIYSCGVLRPSGHVVKCFHDVYPDYDELRQMLQEEDSEHYHVIGRAEREEFLLRLFKHLCLGGELCQYEDTIDPYISTTKHIYKDLISVQKDPETKKISVVSTVLKVYAQDESGRCYPGRWDEEQTFAYMIVHPYKRHVTLLYHSYGVGSVTF